Proteins co-encoded in one Coriobacteriia bacterium genomic window:
- a CDS encoding alpha/beta hydrolase, translating into MPTELQEIERANDSGLQPVVFVHGLWLLPSSWDRWRELYERHGYTTIAPGWPDDPDTVAEAREHPEVFAKTSLKIIAAHYAEAIRALTIEPVLVGHSFGGMLAEELAGEGLSAATVAIDPAPFRGVLPVPASSLKSSAAVLNNPANYARAVSLSFDQFKYGWANELDEREARELFEEFHVPGSGRPLFSAAFANINPWTEDRVDTTNPDRGPILLISGEKDNTVPWAVVSAAYQRQLRNPGETEIRQIPDRGHSLVIDHGWQDVAECALAFIKEYAPATEPVHG; encoded by the coding sequence ATGCCCACCGAGTTGCAGGAGATCGAGCGCGCGAACGATTCGGGTCTGCAACCTGTCGTCTTCGTGCATGGCCTGTGGCTGCTGCCCAGCAGCTGGGACCGGTGGCGCGAACTCTACGAGCGGCACGGCTACACCACCATCGCACCGGGTTGGCCCGACGACCCCGACACCGTTGCCGAGGCACGCGAGCACCCCGAGGTGTTCGCCAAGACGTCGCTGAAGATCATCGCCGCCCACTACGCCGAGGCGATTCGCGCTCTTACGATCGAGCCCGTTCTTGTGGGCCACTCCTTCGGTGGCATGCTTGCCGAGGAACTCGCGGGCGAGGGGCTCTCGGCGGCCACCGTGGCCATCGATCCGGCGCCGTTCAGAGGCGTGCTGCCGGTGCCCGCCTCGTCGCTGAAGAGCTCGGCGGCGGTGCTCAACAACCCGGCCAACTACGCGAGAGCCGTCTCGCTGAGCTTCGACCAGTTCAAGTACGGCTGGGCCAACGAACTCGACGAGAGAGAAGCGCGAGAGCTCTTCGAAGAGTTCCACGTTCCTGGTTCCGGACGGCCGCTGTTCTCGGCGGCGTTCGCGAACATCAACCCGTGGACCGAGGACCGCGTCGACACCACAAATCCCGATCGCGGGCCGATCTTGCTGATCTCGGGTGAGAAGGACAACACGGTGCCGTGGGCCGTGGTGAGCGCGGCGTACCAGCGTCAGCTGCGCAATCCTGGCGAGACCGAGATCCGGCAGATTCCGGACCGCGGTCACTCACTCGTTATCGATCACGGATGGCAGGACGTCGCCGAGTGCGCCTTGGCCTTCATCAAGGAGTACGCACCGGCGACCGAGCCCGTCCATGGCTGA